In Topomyia yanbarensis strain Yona2022 unplaced genomic scaffold, ASM3024719v1 HiC_scaffold_52, whole genome shotgun sequence, a single genomic region encodes these proteins:
- the LOC131695766 gene encoding uncharacterized protein LOC131695766 yields the protein MAELRSLRKREHQIVKAFDSVQHFLQKYDQETDSGQVNLRLHGLEEDFKDFVVVRSKLELLLEDVEVQKHAKSDPDLKQEALEHMDDENDRIMQEFRDRFYALKAALVTLLPHFLPPPTPPSQRGPHSSIAGDDVFGVHPTPTFSKVKLPEIRLPSFSGKIFEWVTFRDTFQSLIHNNPQLTDMDRFTYLRSSLSGDALQEISSVGLSAVNYNVAWEMLANRYENKKLIVKAHLDALFATEGLKRESYEKLNSLISEFEKNLQMLDKIGQNTSEWSTILAYMLCSKLDSDTLRQWETHHNSKDVPTYTAMLGFLRNHCDVLQSVAPAKSNFVDHRSSKPAVCHTVPKPPIQDEQSRPPKAKQHNSNQHTHTTTASSQRTNNTSPATNTPTTSQNYVALPITPTHNILLSTALVTIKDRFGRATLARALLDSCSQHCLMTASFASKLQFRETPTYLSVQGIGSARSVSTKLVSAEVGPRSRIISPFTEEMQFHVLPKLTVLLPTTSCNPAEWDLPDSTLIADPRFHEPGPVDLIIGAEYYMDLLKDERQKATPSGPTLQNTVFGWIVSGRVPNSTNSERCSLVHVCSTAEIKEQLTRFWELETCRTASTNSVEETTCEQFFKETTVRDENGRFVVALPKKEYVISKLGDSRATALKRFMGLERRFAANPDLKTLYSQFIHEYQTLGHMKEVIDDTAAGKTFYLPHHAVLKPDSTTTKLRVVFDGSCRTSTGISLNDGLMVGPVVQEDLLSITLRFRIHRFAIVADIAKMYRMVRVQATDQPLQRILWRDSIEEPVRAFELTTVTYGTASAPYLATKCLQSLAEEGEETHPDAAKVLKQDFYVDDMLSGVDDVKDGRKLIQQLVELLQSAGFSLRKWNSNSKELLQNVPEQLRDDRSILELDSSSSTIKTLGLVWEPSTDSFRFTIPTWNSAAVITKRIVLSDVSRLFDPLGLVGPVIIQAKIFIQELWKQECSWDEPLLPELQEYWQEYRRNLAGLDSLSVPRWVGISSNIVAEELHGFCDASEAAYGACIYIRTVTETGSVSVRLLTSKSRVAPLENLKKKKKRQSIPRLELSSALLLAHLYEKVVQSLRISVRSFFWTNSMIVKCWLSSSPSRWKQFVANRVSMEWNHVAGVENPADLVSRGMIPAQLQYQYVWFDGPRWLLLEEAYRPQPRQIREEDIASADLEEKTTTLVLQANTPSEIFNLRSSLSELVRVMAYIRRFRFNAQAVNRNCRRYGPITSSELDDALRALVRLAQEESFPQELADLSKRTHVRDSSRIVSLKPILNEGMMCVGGRLRHASVSPNRKHPYILDPHHPLTKIVVTHYHRKLFHAGQQLLISAMRERFWPVYTSNLVRQVIHECVACFRVRPKVHDQIMADLPAERVTPCSPFQRVGVDYCGPFSVVYPHRRCRPVKCFVAVYNCLTTKAIHLEIAVDLTTQAFLASLKRFSARRGKPELIMCDNAKNFVGAKRELDELRKLFHNQQFQNTVAKEAADDRIEFRFIPARSPNFGGLWESAVKSFKTLFKRTIGLNTLVYDEMQTVLIQIESILNSRPLTSVSNDPDDFEALTPGHFLIQRPLMAIPEPDLGEIPENRLSAWQKAQRFTQVLWKKWSTQYLSNLHNRTKWTRQKDNIRVGTMVVLKEENLPPLKWHLARVTEIQTGPDGRPWQRRSRSTRRGSSKHHAPKYRHSKERCHKSDNPYASSTLGS from the exons ATGGCAGAACTTAGATCTCTTCGTAAGCGGGAGCACCAGATAGTGAAGGCTTTCGACAGCGTGCAACATTTTCTCCAGAAATACGACCAGGAGACTGATAGCGGGCAAGTGAACCTTCGGCTGCATGGACTTGAGGAAGATTTTAAGGATTTTGTTGTGGTTCGGAGTAAGCTTGAGTTGCTGCTGGAAGATGTTGAGGTCCAGAAACATGCTAAATCTGACCCAGACTTGAAGCAGGAGGCGTTGGAACATATGGACGATGAAAATGATCGTATTATGCAGGAATTTCGTGATCGATTCTACGCACTGAAGGCGGCGCTTGTGACTTTGCTACCACATTTCCTACCCCCACCAACGCCACCATCACAAAGAGGTCCCCATTCGTCAATTGCAGGAGATGATGTTTTCGGTGTGCACCCAACGCCGACATTTTCAAAAGTGAAGCTACCTGAAATCCGTTTACCGTCGTTCAGTGGTAAGATCTTCGAGTGGGTAACCTTTCGTGACACCTTTCAAAGCCTCATTCACAACAATCCTCAGTTGACCGACATGGACCGTTTCACCTACTTGAGATCATCGTTATCAGGAGACGCATTGCAGGAGATTAGTTCTGTGGGCTTGTCAGCCGTAAACTACAACGTTGCGTGGGAAATGTTAGCGAATCGTTATGAAAACAAGAAGTTGATTGTGAAGGCTCATCTAGACGCACTTTTCGCTACAGAAGGGCTCAAGAGAGAGAGCTATGAAAAACTCAACAGTCTCATTAGCGAGTTTGAGAAAAACCTTCAGATGCTGGACAAGATTGGGCAAAACACCTCCGAGTGGAGCACCATTCTCGCATACATGTTGTGTTCTAAGCTCGATTCCGATACGCTGCGGCAGTGGGAAACTCATCACAACTCAAAGGATGTACCCACGTATACTGCTATGCTCGGTTTCTTGCGCAATCATTGTGATGTACTCCAGTCAGTGGCTCCTGCTAAATCCAACTTCGTCGATCATCGTTCCTCGAAACCAGCTGTCTGTCACACAGTG CCGAAACCTCCGATACAAGACGAGCAATCGCGACCGCCAAAGGCTAAGCAACACAATTCGAaccaacacacacacaccaccACTGCCAGCTCGCAGCGCACAAACAACACATCTCCAGCCACCAACACGCCCACCACAAGTCAAAATTATGTCGCACTCCCCATCACACCTACACACAACATACTTCTGTCTACCGCTCTCGTTACAATCAAAGATCGTTTTGGTAGAGCGACGCTGGCACGAGCTCTGCTAGACTCGTGTTCCCAGCACTGTCTAATGACTGCCAGTTTTGCGAGCAAGCTACAGTTCCGTGAGACTCCTACGTATTTGTCGGTTCAAGGGATTGGATCAGCTCGATCGGTTTCCACCAAATTAGTTAGTGCAGAGGTCGGTCCTAGGTCTAGGATCATTTCGCCATTCACTGAAGAGATGCAGTTCCATGTGCTGCCAAAGCTGACTGTGTTACTTCCGACGACGAGTTGCAATCCGGCCGAGTGGGATCTTCCGGATTCGACGTTGATAGCCGATCCCAGGTTTCACGAGCCTGGTCCGGTCGATTTGATTATCGGAGCTGAATATTACATGGACTTGCTGAAAGATGAACGACAAAAGGCTACACCATCAGGACCGACTCTGCAGAATACGGTGTTTGGGTGGATAGTCTCGGGAAGAGTTCCCAACAGTACAAATAGCGAGCGATGTTCACTGGTTCACGTGTGCTCGACGGCGGAAATCAAAGAGCAGCTCACCAGATTTTGGGAATTGGAGACCTGTCGAACCGCCAGCACCAATTCCGTCGAAGAAACCACCTGCGAACAGTTTTTCAAGGAGACTACAGTAAGAGACGAGAATGGCAGATTTGTTGTGGCCCTGCCAAAGAAGGAATACGTTATCAGCAAATTGGGAGATTCAAGGGCAACTGCTCTCAAACGGTTCATGGGACTCGAACGACGATTTGCAGCTAACCCAGACCTGAAGACGCTGTATTCCCAGTTTATACACGAATACCAAACTCTCGGCCACATGAAAGAGGTCATCGATGATACCGCCGCAGGGAAGACattttatttaccgcaccacgCTGTTCTAAAGCCGGACAGTACCACCACGAAACTCCGAGTAGTTTTTGATGGCTCTTGTCGAACATCTACGGGCATTTCTTTGAACGACGGCTTGATGGTCGGTCCCGTTGTTCAGGAAGACCTCCTCAGTATCACGTTACGCTTCCGTATCCACCGATTTGCAATAGTAGCCGACATCGCCAAGATGTACCGAATGGTTCGAGTTCAGGCAACGGATCAACCGCTACAACGGATCTTGTGGAGAGATTCTATCGAAGAGCCAGTCCGTGCTTTCGAATTGACGACCGTTACGTACGGTACCGCGTCTGCGCCTTATCTGGCCACAAAATGCCTGCAAAGTTTAGCCGAGGAAGGAGAGGAAACGCATCCAGATGCTGCTAAGGTGCTCAAGCAGGACTTCTACGTGGACGATATGCTCTCAGGTGTAGACGACGTGAAGGATGGAAGGAAGTTGATCCAACAGCTGGTCGAGCTTTTACAGTCAGCAGGATTTTCACTTCGCAAGTGGAATTCCAACAGTAAGGAGCTCCTACAGAACGTGCCTGAGCAGTTGAGGGACGATCGGTCGATCCTAGAGTTAGATTCGTCTAGTTCAACCATCAAAACGCTAGGACTTGTGTGGGAACCCAGTACCGACAGCTTTCGATTCACTATTCCAACCTGGAACTCCGCGGCTGTAATCACCAAACGAATAGTGCTCTCAGACGTCTCCCGACTGTTTGACCCATTAGGCCTCGTGGGGCCTGTTATTAttcaagcaaaaatattcatCCAAGAGTTATGGAAACAAGAGTGTTCTTGGGATGAACCTCTCCTGCCAGAGCTACAGGAATACTGGCAAGAGTATCGGAGAAACCTTGCTGGTTTGGATAGCCTCTCTGTTCCTCGGTGGGTTGGAATATCTAGCAACATTGTAGCAGAGGAGCTACATGGGTTTTGTGACGCCTCTGAAGCAGCTTACGGAGCCTGTATTTATATTAGGACAGTTACAGAGACTGGATCTGTATCAGTGCGGCTGTTGACATCCAAATCGCGGGTTGCTCCACTTGAAAAcctgaagaagaaaaagaaaaggcAGTCCATACCTCGCTTGGAATTGTCGTCAGCACTGTTGCTCGCTCACTTGTACGAAAAGGTCGTACAAAGTCTCCGCATCTCCGTTAGATCATTCTTTTGGACGAATTCGATGATCGTTAAGTGCTGGCTTtcgtcatcgccatcaagatgGAAGCAATTTGTCGCTAATCGAGTCTCCATGGAATGGAACCACGTCGCAGGTGTAGAAAATCCAGCAGATTTAGTCTCGCGTGGGATGATCCCAGCACAGCTTCAGTACCAATATGTTTGGTTTGACGGACCTCGCTGGTTGCTATTGGAAGAAGCCTATCGCCCTCAGCCCCGCCAGATTAGAGAAGAAGACATTGCATCAGCTGACTTGGAGGAGAAAACCACCACGTTAGTCCTTCAGGCAAACACTCCCAGTGAGATCTTCAACCTACGATCGTCACTGTCGGAGTTAGTTCGCGTTATGGCTTATATTCGCCGTTTCCGGTTCAACGCACAAGCTGTCAACCGCAACTGTAGAAGGTATGGGCCGATCACATCGTCTGAGCTCGACGATGCACTGCGAGCATTGGTTCGGCTTGCGCAAGAAGAAAGCTTTCCACAAGAACTTGCTGATTTGTCCAAGCGAACCCACGTGCGGGACTCGTCGCGCATTGTGTCACTAAAGCCGATTCTCAATGAAGGCATGATGTGTGTTGGCGGCCGGTTACGACATGCATCAGTTTCACCGAATCGCAAGCATCCGTACATTCTCGACCCACATCACCCGCTGACGAAAATCGTAGTTACTCACTACCATCGGAAACTATTTCATGCGGGACAGCAGCTGTTAATTTCGGCAATGCGAGAGCGATTCTGGCCAGTGTACACCAGCAACTTGGTGCGACAGGTAATCCACGAGTGCGTCGCTTGTTTTCGAGTTCGACCAAAGGTTCATGACCAGATTATGGCTGATCTCCCGGCTGAAAGAGTAACTCCCTGTTCGCCGTTTCAAAGAGTCGGAGTTGATTACTGCGGACCATTTTCAGTGGTCTATCCACATCGTCGTTGCCGGCCTGTAAAATGTTTCGTCGCAGTCTACAATTGCCTTACTACCAAGGCGATACACTTAGAGATAGCCGTGGATCTTACGACGCAGGCCTTCCTAGCATCGTTGAAGCGCTTCTCGGCTCGACGTGGAAAACCCGAGCTGATAATGTGTGACAACGCAAAGAATTTTGTTGGTGCAAaacgagagctggatgaacttcGCAAGCTGTTTCACAACCAACAGTTCCAGAACACTGTCGCAAAGGAGGCGGCAGACGACAGAATTGAGTTTCGGTTCATTCCAGCACGTTCTCCTAACTTCGGTGGGCTATGGGAATCCGCTGTCAAATCGTTTAAGACACTCTTCAAACGTACGATTGGCTTGAATACCTTGGTGTACGACGAAATGCAGACAGTCTTGATTCAGATTGAGTCGATTCTGAACTCACGACCGCTCACCTCCGTTAGCAACGACCCAGACGATTTTGAAGCTCTGACACCAGGACATTTTCTAATACAGCGACCCTTAATggcaattccggaaccagatcTTGGAGAGATCCCGGAAAATCGGCTGTCCGCCTGGCAAAAGGCACAGCGATTCACACAGGTTCTGTGGAAAAAATGGTCGACGCAGTATTTGTCGAATCTGCACAATAGGACGAAGTGGACACGCCAAAAAGACAACATACGTGTGGGCACTATGGTTGTTCTCAAAGAAGAAAATTTGCCTCCGTTGAAATGGCACCTAGCGCGTGTGACGGAGATTCAAACAGGTCCAGATGGGCGTCCGTGGCAACGAAGAAGCCGATCCACTCGCCGGGGAAGCTCGAAGCATCACGCCCCTaaatatcgccattccaaaGAAAGATGCCATAAAAGCGACAACCCATACGCTTCATCAACTTTGGGAAGCTAG
- the LOC131695765 gene encoding uncharacterized protein LOC131695765 — protein sequence MAELRSLRKREHQIVKAFDSVQHFLQKYDQETDSGQVNLRLHGLEEDFKDFVVVRSKLELLLEDVEVQKHAKSDPDLKQEALEHMDDENDRIMQEFRDRFYALKAALVTLLPHFLPPPTPPSQRGPHSSIAGDDVFGVHPTPTFSKVKLPEIRLPSFSGKIFEWVTFRDTFQSLIHNNPQLTDMDRFTYLRSSLSGDALQEISSVGLSAVNYNVAWEMLANRYENKKLIVKAHLDALFATEGLKRESYEKLNSLISELEKNLQMLDKIGQNTSEWSTILAYMLCSKLDSATLRQWETHHNSKDVPTYTAMLGFLRNHCDVLQSVAPAKSNFVDHRSSKPAVCHTVPKPPIQDEQSRPPKAKQHNSNQHTHTTTASSQRTNNTSPATNTSTTSQNYVALPITPTHNILLSTALVTIKDRFGRATLARALLDSCSQHCLMTASFASKLQFRETPTYLSVQGIGSARSVSTKLVSAEVGPRSRIISPFTEEMQFHVLPKLTVLLPTTSCNPAEWDLPDSTLIADPRFHEPGPVDLIIGAEYYMDLLKDERQKATPSGPTLQNTVFGWIVSGRVPNSTNSERCSLVHVCSTAEIKEQLTRFWELETCRTASTNSVEETTCEQFFKETTVRDENGRFVVALPKKEYVISKLGDSRATALKRFMGLERRFAANPDLKTLYSQFIHEYQTLGHMKEVIDDTAAGKTFYLPHHAVLKPDSTTTKLRVVFDGSCRTSTGISLNDGLMVGPVVQEDLLSITLRFRIHRFAIVADIAKMYRMVRVQATDQPLQRILWRDSIEEPVRTFELTTVTYGTASAPYLATKCLQSVDDVKDGRKLIQQLVELLQSAGFSLRKWNSNSKELLQNVPEQLRDDRSILELDSSSSTIKTLGLVWEPSTDSFRFTIPTWNSAAVITKRIVLSDVSRLFDPLGLVGPVIIQAKIFIQELWKQECSWDEPLLPELQEYWQEYRRNLAGLDSLSVPRWVGISSNIVAEELHGFCDASEAAYGACIYIRTVTETGSVSVRLLTSKSRVAPLENLKKKKKRQSIPRLELSSALLLAHLYEKVVQSLRISVRSFFWTDSMIVKCWLSSSPSRWKQFVANRVSMEWNHVAGVENPADLVSRGMIPAQLQYQYVWFDGPRWLLLEEAYRPQPRQIREEDIASADLEEKTTTLVLQANTPSEIFNLRSSLSELVRVMAYIRRFRFNAQAVNRNCRRYGPITSSELDDALRALVRLAQEESFPQELADLSKRTHVRDSSRIVSLKPILNEGMMCVGGRLRHASVSPNRKHPYILDPHHPLTKIVVTHYHRKLFHAGQQLLISAMRERFWPVYTSNLVRQVIHECVACFRVRPKVHDQIMADLPAERVTPCSPFQRVGVDYCGPFSVVYPHRRCRPVKCFVAVYICLTTKAIHLEIAADLTTQAFLASLKRFSARRGKPELIMCDNAKNFVGAKRELDELRKLFHNQQFQNTVAKEAADDRIEFRFIPARSPNFGGLWESAVKSFKTLFKRTIGLNTLVYDEMQTVLIQIESILNSRPLTPVSNDPDDFEALTPGHFLIQRPLMAIPEPDLGEIPENRLSAWQKAQRFTQVLWKKWSTQYLSNLHNRTKWTRQKDNIRVGTMVVLKEENLPPLKWHLARVTEIQTGPDGNVRVVKVRTKDGSYQRAISKICVLPIRDNISLPTEEN from the exons ATGGCAGAACTTAGATCTCTTCGTAAGCGGGAGCACCAGATAGTGAAGGCTTTCGACAGCGTGCAACATTTTCTCCAGAAATACGACCAGGAGACTGATAGCGGGCAAGTGAACCTTCGGCTGCATGGACTTGAGGAAGATTTTAAGGATTTTGTTGTGGTTCGGAGTAAGCTTGAGTTGCTGCTGGAAGATGTTGAGGTCCAGAAACATGCTAAATCTGACCCAGACTTGAAGCAGGAGGCGTTGGAACATATGGACGATGAAAATGATCGTATTATGCAGGAATTTCGTGATCGATTCTACGCACTGAAGGCGGCGCTTGTGACTTTGCTACCACATTTCCTACCCCCACCAACGCCACCATCACAAAGAGGTCCCCATTCGTCAATTGCAGGAGATGATGTTTTCGGTGTGCACCCAACGCCGACATTTTCAAAAGTGAAGCTACCTGAAATCCGTTTACCGTCGTTCAGTGGTAAGATCTTCGAGTGGGTAACCTTTCGTGACACCTTTCAAAGCCTCATTCACAACAATCCTCAGTTGACCGACATGGACCGTTTCACCTACTTGAGATCATCGTTATCAGGAGACGCATTGCAGGAGATTAGTTCTGTGGGCTTGTCAGCCGTAAACTACAACGTTGCGTGGGAAATGTTAGCGAATCGTTATGAAAACAAGAAGTTGATTGTGAAGGCTCATCTAGACGCACTTTTCGCTACAGAAGGGCTCAAGAGAGAGAGCTATGAAAAACTCAACAGTCTCATTAGCGAGTTAGAGAAAAACCTTCAGATGCTGGACAAGATTGGGCAAAACACCTCCGAGTGGAGCACCATTCTCGCATACATGTTGTGTTCTAAGCTCGATTCCGCTACGCTGCGGCAGTGGGAAACTCATCACAACTCAAAGGATGTACCCACGTATACTGCTATGCTCGGTTTCTTGCGCAATCATTGTGATGTACTCCAGTCAGTGGCTCCTGCTAAATCCAACTTCGTCGATCATCGTTCCTCGAAACCAGCTGTCTGTCACACAGTG CCGAAACCTCCGATACAAGACGAGCAATCGCGACCGCCAAAGGCTAAGCAACACAATTCGAaccaacacacacacaccaccACTGCCAGCTCGCAGCGCACAAACAACACATCTCCAGCCACCAACACGTCCACCACAAGTCAAAATTATGTCGCACTCCCCATCACACCTACACACAACATACTTCTGTCTACCGCTCTCGTTACAATCAAAGATCGTTTTGGTAGAGCGACGCTGGCACGAGCTCTGCTAGACTCGTGTTCCCAGCACTGTCTAATGACTGCCAGTTTTGCGAGCAAGCTACAGTTCCGTGAGACTCCTACGTATTTGTCGGTTCAAGGGATTGGATCAGCTCGATCGGTTTCCACCAAATTAGTTAGTGCAGAGGTCGGTCCTAGGTCTAGGATCATTTCGCCATTCACTGAAGAGATGCAGTTCCATGTGCTGCCAAAGCTGACTGTGTTACTTCCGACGACGAGTTGCAATCCGGCCGAGTGGGATCTTCCGGATTCGACGTTGATAGCCGATCCCAGGTTTCACGAGCCTGGTCCGGTCGATTTGATTATCGGAGCTGAATATTACATGGACTTGCTGAAAGATGAACGACAAAAGGCTACACCATCAGGACCGACTCTGCAGAATACGGTGTTTGGGTGGATAGTCTCGGGAAGAGTTCCCAACAGTACAAATAGCGAGCGATGTTCACTGGTTCACGTGTGCTCGACGGCGGAAATCAAAGAGCAGCTCACCAGATTTTGGGAATTGGAGACCTGTCGAACCGCCAGCACCAATTCCGTCGAAGAAACCACCTGCGAACAATTTTTCAAGGAGACTACAGTAAGAGACGAGAATGGCAGATTTGTTGTGGCCCTGCCAAAGAAGGAATACGTTATCAGCAAATTGGGAGATTCAAGGGCAACTGCTCTCAAACGGTTCATGGGACTCGAACGACGATTTGCAGCTAACCCAGACCTGAAGACGCTGTATTCCCAGTTTATACACGAATACCAAACTCTCGGCCACATGAAAGAGGTCATCGATGATACCGCCGCAGGGAAGACattttatttaccgcaccacgCTGTTCTAAAGCCGGACAGTACCACCACGAAACTCCGAGTAGTTTTTGATGGCTCTTGTCGAACATCTACGGGCATTTCTTTGAACGACGGCTTGATGGTCGGTCCCGTTGTTCAGGAAGACCTCCTCAGTATCACGTTACGCTTCCGTATCCACCGATTTGCAATAGTAGCCGACATCGCCAAGATGTACCGAATGGTTCGAGTTCAGGCAACGGATCAACCGCTACAACGGATCTTGTGGAGAGATTCTATCGAAGAGCCAGTCCGTACTTTCGAATTGACGACCGTTACGTACGGTACCGCGTCTGCGCCTTATCTGGCCACAAAATGCCTGCAAA GTGTAGACGACGTGAAGGATGGAAGGAAGTTGATCCAACAGCTGGTCGAGCTTTTACAGTCAGCAGGATTTTCACTTCGCAAGTGGAATTCCAACAGTAAGGAGCTCCTACAGAACGTGCCTGAGCAGTTGAGGGACGATCGGTCGATCCTAGAGTTAGATTCGTCTAGTTCAACCATCAAAACGCTAGGACTTGTGTGGGAACCCAGTACCGACAGCTTTCGATTCACTATTCCAACCTGGAACTCCGCGGCTGTAATCACCAAACGAATAGTGCTCTCAGACGTCTCCCGACTGTTTGACCCATTAGGCCTCGTGGGGCCTGTTATTAttcaagcaaaaatattcatCCAAGAGTTATGGAAACAAGAGTGTTCTTGGGATGAACCTCTCCTGCCAGAGCTACAGGAATACTGGCAAGAGTATCGGAGAAACCTTGCTGGTTTGGATAGCCTCTCTGTTCCTCGGTGGGTTGGAATATCTAGCAACATTGTAGCAGAGGAGCTACATGGGTTTTGTGACGCCTCTGAAGCAGCTTACGGAGCCTGTATTTATATTAGGACAGTTACAGAGACTGGATCTGTATCAGTGCGGCTGTTGACATCCAAATCGCGGGTTGCTCCACTTGAAAAcctgaagaagaaaaagaaaaggcAGTCCATACCTCGCTTGGAATTGTCGTCAGCACTGTTGCTCGCTCACTTGTACGAAAAGGTCGTACAAAGTCTCCGCATCTCCGTTAGATCATTCTTTTGGACGGATTCGATGATCGTTAAGTGCTGGCTTtcgtcatcgccatcaagatgGAAGCAATTTGTCGCTAATCGAGTCTCCATGGAATGGAACCACGTCGCAGGTGTAGAAAATCCAGCAGATTTAGTCTCGCGTGGGATGATCCCAGCACAGCTTCAGTACCAATATGTTTGGTTTGACGGACCTCGCTGGTTGCTATTGGAAGAAGCCTATCGCCCTCAGCCCCGCCAGATTAGAGAAGAAGACATTGCATCAGCTGACTTGGAGGAGAAAACCACCACGTTAGTCCTTCAGGCAAACACTCCCAGTGAGATCTTCAACCTACGATCGTCACTGTCGGAGTTAGTTCGCGTTATGGCTTATATTCGCCGTTTCCGGTTCAACGCACAAGCTGTCAACCGCAACTGTAGAAGGTATGGGCCGATCACATCGTCTGAGCTCGACGATGCACTGCGAGCATTGGTTCGGCTTGCGCAAGAAGAAAGCTTTCCACAAGAACTTGCTGATTTGTCCAAGCGAACCCACGTGCGGGACTCGTCGCGCATTGTGTCACTAAAGCCGATTCTCAATGAAGGCATGATGTGTGTTGGCGGCCGGTTACGACATGCATCAGTTTCACCGAATCGCAAGCATCCGTACATTCTCGACCCACATCACCCGCTGACGAAAATCGTAGTTACTCACTACCATCGGAAACTATTTCATGCGGGACAGCAGCTGTTAATTTCGGCAATGCGAGAGCGATTCTGGCCAGTGTACACCAGCAACTTGGTGCGACAGGTAATCCACGAGTGCGTCGCTTGTTTTCGAGTTCGACCAAAGGTTCATGACCAGATTATGGCTGATCTCCCGGCTGAAAGAGTAACTCCCTGTTCGCCGTTTCAAAGAGTCGGAGTTGATTACTGCGGACCATTTTCAGTGGTCTATCCACATCGTCGTTGCCGGCCTGTAAAATGTTTCGTCGCAGTCTACATTTGCCTTACTACCAAGGCGATACACTTAGAGATAGCCGCGGATCTTACGACGCAGGCCTTCCTAGCATCGTTGAAGCGCTTCTCGGCTCGACGTGGAAAACCCGAGCTGATAATGTGTGACAACGCAAAGAATTTTGTTGGTGCAAaacgagagctggatgaacttcGCAAGCTGTTTCACAACCAACAGTTCCAGAACACTGTCGCAAAGGAGGCGGCAGACGACAGAATTGAGTTTCGGTTCATTCCAGCACGTTCTCCTAACTTCGGTGGGCTATGGGAATCCGCTGTCAAATCGTTTAAGACACTCTTCAAACGTACGATTGGCTTGAATACCTTGGTGTACGACGAAATGCAGACAGTCTTGATTCAGATTGAGTCGATTCTGAACTCACGACCGCTCACCCCCGTTAGCAACGACCCAGACGATTTTGAAGCTCTGACACCAGGACATTTTCTAATACAGCGACCCTTAATggcaattccggaaccagatcTTGGAGAGATCCCGGAAAATCGGCTGTCCGCCTGGCAAAAGGCACAGCGATTCACACAGGTTCTGTGGAAAAAATGGTCGACGCAGTATTTGTCGAATCTGCACAATAGGACGAAGTGGACACGCCAAAAAGACAACATACGTGTGGGCACTATGGTTGTTCTCAAAGAAGAAAATTTGCCTCCGTTGAAATGGCACCTAGCGCGTGTGACGGAGATTCAAACAGGTCCAGATGGGAATGTACGAGTGGTTAAAGTACGAACAAAGGATGGTAGCTACCAACGAGCAATCTCGAAGATATGCGTGCTACCCATCCGCGATAATATTTCTTTACCAACCGAGGAGAACTAG